A section of the Deltaproteobacteria bacterium genome encodes:
- a CDS encoding hydrogenase maturation protease gives MSTSALIAGVGNIFLGDDGFGPEVIRRIRAHPLPPGITAIDYGIRGLHLAYDLMQPLELLIIVDALMRPGHAPGTLFALEPDLASLPGGDQSPHGMDLPAVFAQARALGAAMPPVRIVGCVPKSVEERMALSPQVEAVVDDAVTIVLELLDREIKPVGKQPEVHP, from the coding sequence ATGAGCACGAGCGCCTTGATTGCCGGCGTCGGGAACATCTTCCTCGGCGACGACGGCTTTGGTCCCGAGGTGATTCGCCGCATTCGTGCGCACCCGCTGCCGCCGGGCATCACCGCCATCGACTACGGCATTCGCGGGCTGCACCTCGCCTATGACCTGATGCAGCCGCTGGAGCTGCTGATCATCGTCGATGCGCTGATGCGGCCGGGGCACGCGCCGGGGACGCTCTTCGCGCTCGAGCCGGACCTCGCCAGTCTCCCGGGCGGCGACCAGAGCCCGCACGGCATGGATCTGCCCGCGGTCTTCGCGCAGGCGCGCGCGCTCGGCGCAGCGATGCCGCCGGTGCGAATCGTGGGCTGCGTGCCGAAGAGCGTCGAGGAGCGCATGGCGTTGAGCCCCCAGGTCGAGGCCGTCGTCGACGACGCGGTGACGATCGTGCTCGAGCTGCTCGATCGCGAGATCAAGCCCGTAGGGAAGCAACCGGAGGTGCACCCATGA